tgtttgaatgaGAGTTAACTGAACCTTGtgctaatattattattattgtgtatgATGTCAAGCTTGGGCTGATCTCCTTTGTCTCATTTGCAGACGACGGGGAGCAAGTTGTGGTGGATGTGGAAGGGAAGGACCACAAGCAAATTTCACAACATGTGAAGAAGATTTTAGGCAAATCAGAGTAAGTTATTGTAAGATATTTGAAGTCATTGTGAGTTAAGTGTGGGCTGTGTTTAATGACGTCTGTGTGATTATATTTATTGTAGGGCTTGgtaattttaaataaatcaagTTTTAGATACTTTTGATTACGTACTGTatgttgaaaatgaaaatgtgacagTGAACCATGTTCAAAGGTTGTGAGTAATGAGGAtataatttttcttttactttacaAGATAAAATAACTTATGAAAACCGTATCACTTAATTAAAATTTCAGCTTGTAAGACCAGGTAAAAATAACATGTAAGCCATGTCACAGTCATCTGTTGTAGCAAAATGCCACAGTGTTGACGAGACAGCTGTTGCAACCTCCCAGTAGAGTTAAGCCAACGTTAACTGTaaacttttttaattatttacacCTGTTCTTTTCCTACCCTGACGTATCAAAACACCGTCTGTGAAAAAGGCCCATTACTGCAGGGACCAGATGatctgaaaatatatttatctCATTTCCTTTCTGTTCACAGAGAAGTGTTACAAGCTGAGGCCCTAGCCAGGATGCAGGCCTCTAACCCCGCCAACTTTGGGCCCAAAAAGTACTGTCTGAAGGAGTGTATCTGTGAGGTGGAGGGCCAGGTGCCGTGTCCTGGCACCAAGCCGCTCCCCAAGGAGATGACGGGCAAATATCGTGCCCAGATGGCAGCGTCACAGGAGTGAGAGCCCGAGAGGGAGAGCGGATTATTGTATAATCACTGGACAATATGGTGTTATGTtgttatgtttaattttttacGGTTACATAAAAGGACTGCTGCATTGCATATTTTGTTGTGAATATGTGCAACTGAACTGGTCCCACCGTGCTGCGTGCATTGTGAGATCGTCACCTGCTGGACCGAGACTTTCCAGTCCAACGAAAGCAGCAGGAACCAACCAACACGTAACATTATTTGGACCAGGTGtggaaattattttgttttgttcagctgccactgtggctgcttGATTCCAAAATCTAACAGCCACTGAATAGATAAAGATTgttggggggttttttttggctggtgagtgaagagaatctagcagccacttgcatgtTTTACCAGTATTTGGCAGGTGGCTGCaaatttccaaccctggtttGGACAGTCAATTCTCTGAGTGCTCCTAACTTAGCTTCAAAAAATTGAGCGAGGAGtcttagcttaggagtgatttaggaaaattctcagagcaactctgagtgaggaagggacagaaacttttaccttactgaggaggtgtggttgaccttA
This genomic stretch from Epinephelus moara isolate mb chromosome 16, YSFRI_EMoa_1.0, whole genome shotgun sequence harbors:
- the mrps25 gene encoding 28S ribosomal protein S25, mitochondrial; amino-acid sequence: MPMKGRFPIRRTLEYLQKGDIIFKNRVKIMTVNYNTHGELSEGARKFVFFNIPQIQYKNQWLQIMMFKNMTPSPFLKFYLDDGEQVVVDVEGKDHKQISQHVKKILGKSEEVLQAEALARMQASNPANFGPKKYCLKECICEVEGQVPCPGTKPLPKEMTGKYRAQMAASQE